CACTTGAACTCTGTTGTTTCTGTCTTTTACTACTTCAACCGTAGCAATATCTTGAAACATATCACGACCAAGCACTGATTGAATTACAATTATGTGTGTGTTTCCTTCAACGGTTTCAATTACTCTTAAATAATCTACTTGGTTATCGTCGTTTAAATCTAAATTAGAGATTTGATATTCCGGATTGTTCAATCGGTATTCAAAATCTGCTAAGTCTTTTGAATCTCCAAAAATAGATGCTACAGCTCTTAAATCAAGATTATCACTAATCTCAGAATTATTAGCTGTTACCGTAGTCCTGTCTTGAGCAAAAGCGGTGTTTAAACTCATAAGCGACAGTAGTGTCCATGTGATAATATTCGTTTTCATATTTGTATGTTTTTAAATTCGTACTAGCTATTAGCAATAAACCAATTACTGTGCCACAAATCTTTTTATGTATTCTTGAATGAATTAATTAACGTATTTTTAGCAAAACTTTAAGAAAATGAAAAACACACTTTTCTATTGGACTTCGTTTGTTTTATTTGGTTTAATAACAACTAAATCAGTAACTTCAAAAAGTAGTAAAGAATTTAATTCGGTTAAAATCGATACCTTATTAATTGATAAAATTAGCATCAGAGCTCTTCTGGTTGATGAAGATGAGGTTTGGTATGCAGGAAGCCAAAATAAGTTTGGAGTAATAAATTTAGATTCCAAAAAGCATACTCAAAAGAAAATCATTCATGATACACTTAAATTTGAATTTAGAAGTATTGCCAAAAATGAAGATCATATTTTTATAGCTAACGTGGGTTCGCCTACTTATTTTTTTAAGATTAATGACGACACTTTAAAAGAGGAAGTAGTTTATCATGAAACCAATCCAAAAGCCTTTTACGACAGTATGAATTTTTGGAATAACAATGAAGGAATTGCTATTGGCGACCCAACAGAAGATTGTCTTTCTATTGTGATTACTCGTAATAGTGGTAAAACTTGGAACAAGATACCTTGCATGCAATTACCAAAAGTTGTTGATGGAGAAGCTGCTTTTGCTGCAAGCAACACTAATATCTGCATCAAAGGAAATTCCTGCTGGATTGTATCAGGAGGAAAAAAATCAAGGGTTTTTTATTCTTCAGATAGAGGAAACTCTTGGCAAGTATTTGATACACCAATAGTACAAGGAGAAGCCATGACGGGTGTTTTTACCGCCGATTTCTATGATGAAAAAATAGGTTTCATTGCAGGTGGTAACTATGAAAAGCCCAATCAAAACTTTCAAAACAAAGCCATTACTTTTGATGGAGGAAAAACTTGGAAATTAGTTGCCGAGAATGAAGGTTTTGGTTATTCATCCTGTGTTCAGTTTGTTCCTAATTCTAAAGGCAAAAAGTTAGTTTCAGTAGGAGCAAACGGTTTGTATTCTTCTGAAGATTTTGGAACAACATGGAAGCAACTTTCTACCGATGCGTCTTTGTTTACCCTGAGGTTTGTCTCTAAAAATCAGGCCATAGCGGCGGGAAAAGACAAGATCATCCGAATTACTTTTGAATAAAAAAAGAGCATTGCTGCTCTTTTATATTATCGTTTTGCTCTTCGTTCTTTGAACTGTTGTAACAACTTTCGGTTAAATTTCTCTTCGGCTTTCTTAAGTTTTAAAATCTTTGAAGCAGGCAATACCGCACGTAAATCAGCATTGAATTTTTTCTTTAATTGATATAAATCATCCTCTGTACTTTCAAGTTGCGTCAATAAATTGGCTGATTCTTTTTCAGAAAGATTGTCAAATGTTTCATCATCTAATCGGTTGATGTAACCTTTCAGTTTAGTGCGTCTTATCTCTTGTTGCTTGTCTTCAAAAGCATTATATATTGGCCAAAACTTTGCAGCTTCATCTGGAGTT
The window above is part of the Flavobacterium sp. PMTSA4 genome. Proteins encoded here:
- a CDS encoding sensor of ECF-type sigma factor translates to MKLNKLFLILMLLVSITSFSQGLLKQKQEQIKSIKVAFITNELSLTPDEAAKFWPIYNAFEDKQQEIRRTKLKGYINRLDDETFDNLSEKESANLLTQLESTEDDLYQLKKKFNADLRAVLPASKILKLKKAEEKFNRKLLQQFKERRAKR
- a CDS encoding sialidase family protein gives rise to the protein MKNTLFYWTSFVLFGLITTKSVTSKSSKEFNSVKIDTLLIDKISIRALLVDEDEVWYAGSQNKFGVINLDSKKHTQKKIIHDTLKFEFRSIAKNEDHIFIANVGSPTYFFKINDDTLKEEVVYHETNPKAFYDSMNFWNNNEGIAIGDPTEDCLSIVITRNSGKTWNKIPCMQLPKVVDGEAAFAASNTNICIKGNSCWIVSGGKKSRVFYSSDRGNSWQVFDTPIVQGEAMTGVFTADFYDEKIGFIAGGNYEKPNQNFQNKAITFDGGKTWKLVAENEGFGYSSCVQFVPNSKGKKLVSVGANGLYSSEDFGTTWKQLSTDASLFTLRFVSKNQAIAAGKDKIIRITFE